From a single Rhodospirillaceae bacterium genomic region:
- a CDS encoding UPF0280 family protein, translating to MRTPAERNAMPGPVRAVLPDGRRRHFQHGPIDLVLEAFGPAGEVAAFHEQAWARFRTVLGELVGELAALRAGISGMPAVRGSTARRMAAACAPHGGSFVTPMAAVAGAVADEVLAAGIAGRNLSRAYVNNGGDIALHLAPGERFRTGMVALGEAPEAAGVTEIGSEDGIGGIATSGWRGRSLSLGIADSVTVLAGNAAAADVAATLIANAVDIDSPAVKRIPARELDPDSDLGARPVTVDVGALRAAEVAAALAAGRAAAQSMAGRGLIAAAALCLCGDRAIVAGTSPAVSLETDDPVSGPEERAEAA from the coding sequence CCGGGCCCGGTCCGGGCCGTCCTGCCCGACGGCCGGCGCCGGCATTTCCAGCACGGCCCGATCGACCTGGTGCTCGAAGCCTTCGGCCCGGCCGGCGAGGTCGCGGCGTTCCACGAACAGGCCTGGGCGCGCTTCCGGACCGTTCTCGGCGAACTGGTTGGCGAGCTGGCCGCGCTGCGCGCCGGTATTTCCGGTATGCCGGCCGTGCGGGGCAGCACGGCGCGGCGCATGGCGGCGGCCTGCGCGCCGCATGGCGGCAGCTTCGTCACGCCGATGGCGGCCGTCGCCGGCGCGGTTGCGGACGAGGTGCTGGCGGCGGGGATCGCGGGTCGAAACCTGTCCCGCGCCTACGTCAACAACGGCGGCGATATCGCGCTCCATCTGGCGCCGGGCGAACGGTTCCGGACGGGGATGGTTGCGCTGGGCGAGGCGCCGGAAGCCGCCGGCGTCACGGAAATCGGCAGCGAAGACGGGATCGGCGGGATCGCGACCAGCGGCTGGCGCGGCCGCAGCCTTTCGCTCGGCATCGCCGATTCGGTGACCGTCCTCGCCGGAAACGCCGCCGCGGCGGACGTCGCGGCGACGCTGATCGCCAATGCGGTCGATATCGACAGTCCGGCCGTCAAACGAATTCCGGCCCGTGAGCTCGATCCGGACAGCGACCTCGGCGCGCGGCCGGTGACCGTTGACGTTGGCGCGCTCCGGGCAGCCGAAGTCGCGGCGGCGCTGGCTGCGGGCCGGGCGGCGGCACAGTCGATGGCCGGCCGCGGCTTGATCGCCGCAGCCGCGCTCTGCCTGTGCGGCGACCGCGCGATTGTTGCAGGAACGTCGCCGGCGGTTTCCCTGGAGACGGACGACCCGGTTTCCGGTCCCGAGGAAAGGGCCGAAGCGGCATGA
- a CDS encoding aromatic ring-hydroxylating dioxygenase subunit alpha — translation MSGFVRNAWYPIAWLDELDDGPLGRRLLGERVMVFRTGDGSLGALEDRCAHKFLPLSKGRVRGDCIECGYHGLQFDATGACRKIPGQKLIPGNIRVPSYPVAERLGLVWVWTGAPEKADEALLFDLPPYRNPAWGVNHGPYTHVAAHYQQLTDNLLDPAHVSFVHPSSLGSAEMEDIPVETKQVGDIVEVNRWTLDRPPVPIFEQFMKIEGHVDRWQYYFFYPPAINVVDFGIGPVGMKHSDEAREKGTRIFSCHYLAPETESSTHYFWMQVRNFEPENAPVSERMTEQFVMAFEEDRDILEAVQRSQDEAGIKPTVRLAIDNGPNRSRRIVDKMLRAEQAAAVEAAE, via the coding sequence ATGAGCGGATTCGTGCGCAACGCCTGGTATCCGATCGCCTGGCTGGACGAGCTGGACGACGGTCCCCTGGGCCGGCGGCTGCTCGGCGAGCGGGTCATGGTGTTCCGCACCGGGGACGGATCGCTGGGGGCGCTCGAAGACCGCTGCGCACACAAGTTCCTGCCCCTGTCGAAGGGCCGGGTGCGCGGCGACTGTATCGAATGCGGCTATCACGGACTGCAGTTCGACGCGACCGGGGCCTGCCGCAAGATTCCGGGTCAGAAGCTCATTCCGGGCAATATCCGGGTCCCGTCCTATCCGGTCGCCGAACGGCTCGGCCTGGTCTGGGTCTGGACCGGCGCGCCGGAGAAAGCCGACGAGGCGCTGCTGTTCGACCTGCCGCCCTACCGGAACCCGGCCTGGGGCGTCAATCACGGCCCCTACACCCACGTCGCGGCGCACTATCAGCAGCTGACCGACAACCTGCTCGACCCGGCCCATGTCAGCTTCGTGCATCCGTCGTCGCTCGGCAGCGCCGAGATGGAGGACATCCCGGTCGAGACAAAGCAGGTCGGCGACATCGTCGAAGTCAACCGCTGGACGCTGGATCGGCCGCCCGTGCCGATCTTCGAGCAGTTCATGAAGATCGAAGGACATGTCGATCGTTGGCAGTATTATTTCTTCTATCCGCCGGCGATCAATGTGGTCGATTTCGGGATCGGCCCGGTCGGCATGAAGCATTCGGACGAAGCGCGCGAAAAGGGCACGCGCATCTTCTCCTGCCACTATCTCGCCCCGGAGACCGAAAGCAGCACCCATTATTTCTGGATGCAGGTGCGCAACTTCGAGCCGGAAAACGCGCCGGTGTCCGAACGCATGACCGAGCAGTTCGTCATGGCGTTCGAGGAAGACCGGGACATTCTCGAGGCGGTGCAGCGTTCGCAGGACGAGGCCGGGATCAAGCCGACGGTCCGGCTGGCGATCGACAACGGTCCGAACCGCAGCCGGCGCATCG